Proteins from a genomic interval of Streptomyces sp. NBC_00820:
- the glgX gene encoding glycogen debranching protein GlgX, with protein sequence MTSAAERRARAEKPAADSGHPAAVVNGARRAVPPAPPVWPGAPTPLGARFRVGPDGVAGTNFALWAAGAEAVRLCLFDERGRETQARLTELTHEIWHGFVPGVMPGQRYGYRVEGRWDPWTGARWNPAKLLLDPYARAVDGEFALPPEVYGHVRDWPEQYVADTVRDERDSAPHVPKGVVVHDDDDWSDDRRPKTPWADSVIYELHVKGFTKLHPGIPEELRGTYAGLAHPAAVEHLVKLGVTAVELLPVHQFAHEDHLLRRGLVNHWGYNSIGYFAPHAAYAASGTTGQQVGEFKRMVRALHAAGIEVILDVVYNHTAEAGELGPTLSLKGIDNRGYYRLQGDARRYADYTGCGNTLHVVQPQVLRLITDSLRYWVTEMGVDGFRFDLAAALARSMHDVDMLSPFLAVIAQDPVLRRVKLIAEPWDIGSGGYQVGAFPPLWTEWNDRYRDAVRDFWRHALPDVREMGYRLSGSSDLYAWGGRRPYASVNFVTAHDGFTLRDLVSYQGKHNEANGEDNRDGTDDNRAWNCGAEGETPDEGVRALRRRQSRNLLTTLLLSTGVPMLVAGDELGRTQGGNNNAYCQDNEISWLDWSLLDDPEWRPLFDLTSRLIALRHRHPVLRRRAFFSGRAHSVDGLRDLAWFTSRGAEMTEGDWYAPAATLGMYLSGRDIPGRDERGAPVLDDSFLAVLHAGEHPTGFVLPGAPWAEAYEVVVDTSREEQTGAPGTVHPAGTEITVPGRSVLLLRVG encoded by the coding sequence GTGACGAGCGCAGCCGAGCGGCGGGCACGGGCCGAGAAGCCGGCCGCGGACAGCGGGCATCCGGCCGCCGTGGTGAACGGCGCCCGCCGCGCCGTGCCGCCCGCGCCGCCCGTGTGGCCCGGTGCGCCGACGCCGCTCGGGGCGCGGTTCCGGGTCGGCCCGGACGGGGTCGCGGGCACCAACTTCGCGCTGTGGGCGGCCGGGGCGGAGGCGGTCCGGCTGTGCCTGTTCGACGAGCGGGGCCGGGAGACCCAGGCCCGGCTGACCGAGCTGACGCACGAGATCTGGCACGGCTTCGTGCCGGGCGTCATGCCGGGGCAGCGCTACGGCTACCGGGTGGAGGGCCGCTGGGACCCGTGGACCGGTGCCCGCTGGAACCCGGCCAAGCTGCTGCTGGACCCGTACGCGCGTGCGGTGGACGGGGAGTTCGCGCTGCCTCCGGAGGTGTACGGGCATGTGCGGGACTGGCCGGAGCAGTACGTCGCCGACACCGTGCGCGACGAGCGGGACTCGGCGCCGCACGTGCCCAAGGGCGTCGTCGTGCACGACGACGACGACTGGTCCGACGACCGCCGCCCCAAGACGCCGTGGGCGGACTCCGTCATCTACGAACTGCACGTCAAGGGCTTCACCAAGCTCCACCCCGGTATCCCCGAGGAGCTGCGCGGCACCTACGCGGGACTCGCGCACCCGGCGGCGGTAGAGCACCTGGTGAAGCTGGGCGTCACGGCCGTGGAACTGCTCCCCGTCCACCAGTTCGCCCACGAGGACCACCTGCTGCGCCGCGGCCTCGTCAACCACTGGGGCTACAACTCCATCGGCTACTTCGCCCCGCACGCGGCCTACGCGGCCTCCGGCACGACGGGGCAGCAGGTCGGCGAGTTCAAGCGGATGGTCCGCGCGCTGCACGCGGCCGGCATCGAGGTGATCCTCGACGTGGTCTACAACCACACGGCGGAGGCGGGCGAGCTGGGCCCCACCCTCTCCCTCAAGGGCATCGACAACCGCGGCTACTACCGCCTCCAGGGCGACGCCCGCCGCTACGCCGACTACACCGGCTGCGGCAACACCCTGCACGTGGTCCAGCCCCAGGTGCTGCGCCTGATCACGGACTCGCTGCGGTACTGGGTCACCGAGATGGGCGTGGACGGCTTCCGCTTCGACCTGGCGGCGGCGCTGGCCCGCTCGATGCACGACGTCGACATGCTGTCCCCCTTTCTGGCGGTCATCGCCCAGGACCCGGTGCTGCGCCGGGTCAAGCTCATCGCCGAACCGTGGGACATCGGCTCGGGCGGCTACCAGGTGGGTGCCTTCCCGCCGCTGTGGACCGAGTGGAACGACCGCTACCGCGACGCCGTACGCGACTTCTGGCGCCATGCGCTGCCCGACGTACGGGAGATGGGCTACCGCCTGTCCGGCTCCAGCGACCTGTACGCCTGGGGCGGGCGCCGCCCCTACGCCTCGGTCAACTTCGTCACCGCGCACGACGGTTTCACCCTGCGCGACCTGGTGTCGTACCAGGGCAAGCACAACGAGGCCAACGGCGAGGACAACCGGGACGGCACCGACGACAACCGGGCGTGGAACTGCGGGGCGGAGGGCGAGACACCGGACGAGGGGGTACGGGCCCTGCGGCGGCGGCAGTCGAGGAACCTGCTGACCACCCTCCTGCTGTCGACCGGTGTGCCCATGCTGGTCGCGGGCGACGAACTCGGCCGCACCCAGGGCGGCAACAACAACGCCTACTGCCAGGACAACGAGATCAGCTGGCTGGACTGGTCGCTGCTGGACGACCCCGAATGGCGCCCGCTGTTCGACCTGACCTCGCGGCTGATCGCGCTGCGCCACCGGCATCCGGTGCTGCGCCGCCGGGCCTTCTTCTCCGGCCGCGCGCACTCGGTGGACGGGCTGCGCGACCTGGCCTGGTTCACCTCCCGGGGCGCGGAGATGACCGAGGGCGACTGGTACGCGCCCGCGGCCACGCTCGGCATGTATCTGTCCGGGCGGGACATCCCGGGCCGGGACGAGCGGGGCGCGCCGGTCCTGGACGACAGCTTCCTCGCCGTGCTGCACGCGGGCGAGCACCCGACGGGCTTCGTCCTGCCGGGGGCGCCGTGGGCGGAAGCGTACGAGGTCGTGGTCGACACCTCCCGCGAGGAGCAGACCGGGGCACCGGGGACGGTCCACCCGGCGGGCACGGAGATCACGGTGCCGGGGCGCTCGGTGCTGCTGCTGCGGGTCGGCTGA
- a CDS encoding cell wall protein: MTGREGLDRRRLLTAAAVGGATIVGASALGALDADAAFAAPTPSLDPAISKSSFIDGRVSRIKGSVLEVVESDGGHRLVQLTNATSLWKLETVTAEAVEVGDGLYARGVDMPDGTMAADAVWVNIVNLYVTVRGIERSRLHLSHGRNALVGNVVTKRTTASFRGGALTSDLSQLRIGHHAQVLGAWRPADDSVDIARISVGH, translated from the coding sequence ATGACCGGACGCGAAGGCCTCGACCGCCGCCGTCTGCTGACGGCCGCGGCGGTCGGCGGCGCCACCATCGTGGGCGCCTCCGCACTCGGCGCACTGGACGCGGACGCCGCGTTCGCCGCCCCGACGCCCTCCCTGGACCCTGCGATCTCCAAGTCGTCCTTCATCGACGGCCGCGTCAGCCGGATCAAGGGCAGTGTCCTCGAAGTCGTCGAGTCCGACGGCGGCCACCGGCTCGTCCAGCTCACCAACGCCACCAGCCTCTGGAAGCTGGAGACGGTCACCGCCGAGGCCGTCGAGGTCGGCGACGGCCTGTACGCGCGGGGCGTCGACATGCCTGACGGCACCATGGCCGCCGACGCGGTGTGGGTGAACATCGTCAACCTCTACGTCACCGTCCGCGGCATCGAGCGGTCGAGGCTGCACCTGAGCCACGGCCGCAACGCCCTGGTCGGCAACGTCGTGACGAAGCGGACCACCGCCTCCTTCCGCGGCGGCGCCCTCACCTCCGACCTCTCGCAGCTGCGGATCGGGCACCACGCCCAGGTGCTCGGAGCCTGGCGGCCCGCCGACGACAGCGTGGACATCGCCCGCATCAGCGTCGGGCACTGA
- a CDS encoding L,D-transpeptidase, whose amino-acid sequence MRHVQGNARRAAAALAAVMTWVGLLAGAAGCTSEGSGPLGIGGPVGKPPAPEDVIRVTPGDGGKAVRPAERLRVRLPGGRLEKVSVVRSQDAQDTPVPGRVSADGLSWEPDDKRLALAAKYTVDVVALDTHGRRSARHSTFTTYVPDKRFIGYVTPENRSVVGTGMIVSLAFSHDITDRAAVQRAVRVTAEPPVEISAHWFGKNRLDFRPERYWKPGTEVTVDLGLRDVEGAPGVYGLQRKTVTFTVGRSQVSLVDAAKHTMEVRRDGDLLATVPITAGAPDHPTYNGKMVVMDMLEVTRMNSQTVGFGGEYDIPDVPHAMKLTDSGTFLHGNYWAPTAPGQVNVSHGCVGLKDVKGGGSDTPAGWFFDRSLIGDVIEVVNSKDKTVSPDNGLSGWNMAWNAWKAGSVLK is encoded by the coding sequence GTGAGGCACGTACAAGGAAACGCGCGGCGCGCGGCGGCCGCGCTGGCCGCGGTAATGACATGGGTCGGACTGCTGGCAGGGGCCGCCGGCTGCACCTCGGAGGGCTCCGGCCCGCTGGGCATCGGCGGGCCCGTGGGCAAACCCCCCGCACCCGAGGACGTCATCCGCGTCACCCCGGGTGACGGCGGCAAGGCCGTCCGGCCCGCGGAGCGGCTGCGGGTACGGCTGCCCGGCGGGCGCCTGGAGAAGGTCAGCGTCGTCCGGTCCCAGGACGCCCAGGACACCCCGGTACCGGGGCGCGTCAGCGCCGACGGGCTGAGCTGGGAGCCCGACGACAAGCGGCTGGCGCTGGCCGCCAAGTACACCGTCGACGTGGTGGCGCTGGACACCCACGGCCGCCGCTCGGCCCGGCACTCCACCTTCACGACGTACGTCCCCGACAAGCGCTTCATCGGCTACGTCACCCCCGAGAACCGCTCCGTCGTCGGCACCGGAATGATCGTTTCCCTGGCCTTCAGCCACGACATCACCGACCGCGCCGCCGTGCAGCGCGCCGTGCGCGTCACCGCGGAACCGCCCGTGGAGATCAGCGCGCACTGGTTCGGCAAGAACCGGCTGGACTTCCGCCCCGAGCGCTACTGGAAGCCCGGCACCGAGGTCACCGTCGACCTCGGACTGCGCGACGTCGAGGGCGCGCCCGGCGTCTACGGGCTCCAGCGGAAGACGGTGACCTTCACCGTCGGGCGCAGCCAGGTCTCCCTGGTCGACGCGGCCAAGCACACCATGGAGGTACGGCGGGACGGCGATCTGCTCGCCACCGTGCCGATCACCGCGGGCGCCCCCGACCACCCCACCTACAACGGGAAGATGGTCGTGATGGACATGCTCGAGGTCACCCGGATGAACAGCCAGACGGTCGGCTTCGGCGGCGAGTACGACATCCCCGACGTCCCGCACGCCATGAAACTCACCGACTCCGGAACCTTCCTGCACGGCAACTACTGGGCACCGACCGCCCCCGGCCAGGTCAATGTCAGCCACGGCTGCGTGGGACTCAAGGACGTCAAGGGAGGCGGCTCGGACACCCCGGCGGGCTGGTTCTTCGACCGGAGCCTGATCGGGGACGTCATCGAGGTCGTGAACAGCAAGGACAAAACCGTCTCCCCCGACAATGGGCTCTCGGGGTGGAACATGGCGTGGAACGCGTGGAAAGCGGGCAGCGTGCTCAAGTAG
- a CDS encoding ABC transporter ATP-binding protein, with amino-acid sequence MPTTRATTEERSAVRTLLRLWPYVRPVRVRLGAAAFVAVLASCTGLVIPLVLKWMVDGPVADRDPAGVWLGALYLLLLGIAEAALFGIRRRLVARPLTGVEAEMRAGLYRHLQRLPVAFHDRWASGQLLSRATTDLMLLRMFLAFPLTFLLVNGVTILVGVVIMLLQDWSLGLVILGPAVPVLWTCVVFERRYAEVARRAQDQVGDVTTLVEESVLGIRIIKGFGRHRSQARTFRALAATLRGTELRKARLLATIWGVIVTLPEVAIGAALVLGALQVADGDLSAGTLVAFLSTALALRWPVDSIGFLLAMSQEAATATERYFEVMDEAPESGTRERGTTEGGTQERGTPTLAATPAKGPAPAKGLRFENVSFRYPDAPPHSPPLLDRVDLYIRPGESMALVGATGSGKTTLTALIPRLHDVTSGRITLHGTDITAMSREELRARVAMAFEEPTLFSTSVGENVLMGADEDAGAAELDRALAVAQADFAHALPQGPGTRVGEQGLSLSGGQRQRLALARAVVGRPEFLVLDDPLSALDVHTEAAVEAALRQVLADTTALIVAHRPSTVLLADRVALLSGGRITAVGTHHELLRTNAEYAHLMSGEGEEGDHR; translated from the coding sequence ATGCCCACGACACGTGCAACCACCGAGGAACGCTCCGCCGTACGCACCCTGCTGAGGCTGTGGCCGTACGTCCGCCCCGTCCGGGTCCGGCTGGGCGCGGCCGCGTTCGTGGCGGTCCTCGCCTCGTGCACCGGACTGGTGATCCCGCTCGTCCTGAAGTGGATGGTCGACGGACCCGTCGCCGACCGGGATCCGGCCGGAGTCTGGCTCGGCGCGCTGTACCTGCTGCTGCTCGGCATCGCCGAGGCGGCGCTGTTCGGGATACGGCGCCGGCTGGTGGCCCGGCCGCTGACGGGCGTCGAGGCGGAGATGCGGGCGGGCCTGTACCGGCACCTCCAGCGGCTGCCGGTGGCCTTCCACGACCGCTGGGCGTCCGGCCAGTTGCTCTCGCGGGCCACCACCGACCTGATGCTGCTGCGCATGTTCCTCGCCTTCCCGCTGACCTTCCTGCTGGTCAACGGGGTGACGATCCTCGTCGGCGTGGTCATCATGCTGCTGCAGGACTGGTCGCTGGGGCTGGTCATCCTCGGGCCCGCCGTGCCCGTGCTGTGGACCTGCGTAGTCTTCGAGCGCCGGTACGCCGAGGTGGCGCGGCGCGCGCAGGACCAGGTCGGGGACGTGACGACGCTGGTCGAGGAGAGCGTGCTCGGCATCCGCATCATCAAGGGCTTCGGCCGCCACCGCAGCCAGGCCCGGACGTTCCGCGCGCTGGCGGCCACGCTGCGCGGCACGGAGCTGCGCAAGGCCCGGCTGCTGGCCACCATCTGGGGCGTCATCGTGACGCTGCCCGAGGTGGCGATCGGCGCGGCGCTGGTGCTGGGTGCCCTTCAGGTGGCGGACGGGGATCTGTCGGCGGGCACCCTGGTCGCCTTCCTGAGCACCGCGCTCGCGCTGCGCTGGCCGGTGGACTCGATCGGCTTCCTGCTGGCGATGAGCCAGGAGGCGGCCACGGCCACGGAACGGTACTTCGAGGTGATGGACGAGGCACCGGAGAGCGGGACGCGGGAGCGGGGGACGACGGAGGGCGGGACGCAGGAGCGGGGCACCCCCACTCTCGCTGCCACTCCCGCGAAGGGTCCCGCTCCCGCGAAGGGTCTGCGGTTCGAGAACGTCTCCTTCCGCTACCCCGACGCCCCGCCGCACTCCCCTCCCCTCCTCGACCGCGTCGACCTGTACATCCGCCCCGGCGAGTCCATGGCCCTGGTCGGCGCGACCGGCAGCGGGAAGACGACCCTCACCGCGCTGATCCCCCGCCTGCACGACGTCACGTCCGGCCGCATCACCCTGCACGGCACCGACATCACCGCGATGTCCCGGGAGGAACTGCGCGCCCGGGTCGCCATGGCGTTCGAGGAGCCCACGCTGTTCTCCACGAGCGTCGGCGAGAACGTCCTGATGGGGGCGGACGAGGACGCCGGCGCGGCGGAGCTGGACCGCGCCCTGGCCGTGGCGCAGGCCGACTTCGCGCACGCGCTCCCGCAGGGCCCCGGCACCCGCGTCGGCGAACAGGGCCTGAGCCTGTCCGGCGGTCAGCGGCAGCGCCTCGCGCTGGCCCGCGCGGTCGTCGGCCGGCCGGAGTTCCTGGTGCTGGACGACCCGCTGTCCGCCCTGGACGTGCACACGGAGGCGGCCGTGGAGGCCGCGCTGCGGCAGGTGCTGGCGGACACGACCGCGCTGATCGTGGCCCACCGGCCGTCCACGGTGCTGCTCGCCGACCGGGTGGCCCTGCTGTCGGGCGGCCGGATCACCGCCGTGGGCACGCACCACGAACTGCTGCGCACCAACGCCGAGTACGCGCATCTGATGTCCGGTGAGGGCGAAGAGGGGGACCACCGATGA
- a CDS encoding glycosyltransferase family 39 protein, whose product MTRPAGAFRRYRPPLWLIPLPWTLALGLWGLSRQRSMWRDEAATWQVAQRPASGIWYMLGQVDAVHGLYYLLMHGLFVCFGASTTTLRLPSVLATATAATCVALIGHRLTGRWAGLAGGLAFGLLPAVQFYLQEGRSYALVAAGAGISTLLLVTALRGRARTGHWVAYGGVVAVCALLNWLSLLVLPAHLATLLWTKAARGTRTRWAVASTGAVGAALPLILFSRTQSDQVSWIPPLTWHMLIGPAVLLAIGGLGALLDRPRVGRLSAAAVGLPLLAVPQLGLLGISLVQPLFLDRYVLFSMLGLALLIGSALGAAVRAAGPRYPRASRLLVPVALATAVVALLPQALAKRSPASRVDDVLAAAGNVRQLKRAGDAVVFVPAARRDTALVSPDAFAGLRDVALAESPLRSGTLKGEEAAPRRIRAAMLAQRRILLVTDAAEVARPVRGGRDGAKTAVLRGYFTVVADAQVRGRRVTVYERCRQDAGRAGPVPCPPGSG is encoded by the coding sequence GTGACGCGGCCGGCCGGCGCGTTCCGCCGGTACCGGCCGCCGCTGTGGCTGATCCCGCTGCCGTGGACGCTCGCCCTCGGTCTGTGGGGCCTGTCCCGGCAGCGGAGCATGTGGCGGGACGAGGCCGCGACCTGGCAGGTGGCCCAGCGGCCCGCCTCCGGCATCTGGTACATGCTCGGACAGGTCGATGCCGTGCACGGGCTCTACTACCTGCTGATGCACGGGCTCTTCGTCTGCTTCGGGGCGAGCACCACGACCCTGCGGCTTCCCTCGGTCCTGGCCACGGCGACGGCCGCGACCTGCGTGGCGCTCATCGGCCACCGGCTGACCGGCCGCTGGGCGGGCCTGGCGGGCGGATTGGCGTTCGGGCTGCTTCCGGCCGTGCAGTTCTATCTCCAGGAGGGCCGCTCCTACGCGCTGGTCGCGGCCGGGGCGGGGATCTCGACCCTGCTGCTGGTGACGGCGTTGCGGGGACGGGCCCGGACGGGGCACTGGGTGGCCTACGGGGGCGTCGTCGCGGTGTGCGCGCTGCTGAACTGGCTGTCGCTGCTGGTCCTGCCCGCCCACCTGGCGACGCTGCTCTGGACGAAGGCCGCACGCGGGACCCGGACACGGTGGGCGGTGGCCTCGACCGGGGCGGTCGGCGCCGCGCTGCCGTTGATCCTCTTCAGCCGGACCCAGTCCGACCAGGTGTCCTGGATACCGCCGTTGACGTGGCACATGCTGATCGGTCCGGCGGTCCTGCTGGCGATCGGCGGTCTCGGCGCACTGCTGGACCGGCCGCGCGTGGGCCGGCTGTCGGCGGCGGCGGTCGGGCTGCCGTTGCTGGCGGTGCCGCAGCTCGGCCTGCTCGGCATCTCCCTGGTCCAGCCTCTCTTCCTGGACCGGTACGTGCTGTTCAGCATGCTGGGCCTGGCCCTGCTGATCGGCTCGGCGCTGGGTGCGGCGGTACGGGCGGCCGGGCCGCGGTACCCGCGGGCGTCACGCCTGCTCGTCCCGGTGGCGCTCGCGACGGCGGTGGTGGCGCTGCTGCCGCAGGCGCTGGCCAAGCGGTCCCCGGCCAGCCGGGTGGACGACGTCCTCGCGGCGGCCGGGAACGTACGGCAGCTGAAGCGGGCCGGGGACGCGGTGGTCTTCGTACCGGCGGCCCGGCGCGACACCGCGCTGGTCTCCCCCGACGCCTTCGCCGGCCTGCGGGACGTCGCGCTGGCCGAGAGCCCGTTACGGTCCGGAACGCTGAAGGGCGAGGAGGCCGCTCCCCGCCGGATACGGGCCGCGATGCTGGCACAGCGGCGGATACTGCTGGTCACGGACGCGGCCGAGGTGGCCCGGCCGGTAAGGGGCGGGCGGGACGGCGCGAAGACCGCCGTGCTGCGCGGCTACTTCACGGTGGTGGCGGACGCGCAGGTGCGCGGGCGGCGGGTGACGGTGTACGAGCGGTGCCGCCAGGACGCCGGACGCGCGGGCCCCGTTCCCTGTCCCCCGGGTTCCGGTTAG
- a CDS encoding MauE/DoxX family redox-associated membrane protein: MVSLVTSLAPLLLGVLLAATGAGKAFGRQTARQAAGTVLVRVLGDGRRATAVLRATGAAELVVAAGLLAAPATEVPGLAATALGLGFLGYLGYARATAPESSCGCTARDDSPLTWRSFARAGLVVAGGAAATGARTAWWSQAAGHPVASAVFLAVAAAVLVAVSGDLDELWLVPLRRTRLKVFGHPLPGAPDAEVPVAASVELLERSLAWVAAAPVVRSGLIDHWEADGWRFLQYAGVHDPDGAACPVTVLFAVDPGATRDTTDRPAVRVTLIDDLTDLPVDVDLLDGFPGRTSLPLV, translated from the coding sequence ATGGTCTCGCTCGTTACGAGCCTCGCGCCGCTGCTGCTCGGGGTCCTGCTCGCCGCCACCGGGGCGGGCAAGGCGTTCGGCCGGCAGACGGCACGGCAGGCGGCCGGCACCGTACTGGTGCGCGTCCTGGGCGACGGCCGCCGCGCCACGGCCGTCCTGCGGGCCACCGGGGCCGCGGAACTCGTGGTCGCCGCAGGCCTGTTGGCGGCACCGGCCACGGAGGTCCCGGGCCTCGCGGCGACCGCCCTGGGGCTCGGCTTCCTGGGCTACCTCGGGTACGCCCGGGCGACCGCCCCGGAGTCGTCCTGCGGGTGCACCGCGCGGGACGACTCCCCGCTCACCTGGCGGTCCTTCGCCCGGGCGGGACTCGTCGTGGCGGGCGGGGCCGCGGCCACCGGAGCGCGGACGGCCTGGTGGAGCCAGGCCGCCGGGCACCCGGTGGCGTCGGCCGTGTTCCTGGCCGTCGCCGCGGCCGTGCTGGTCGCGGTCTCCGGCGATCTGGACGAACTGTGGCTGGTGCCGCTGCGCAGGACGCGGCTGAAGGTGTTCGGGCACCCGCTCCCGGGAGCCCCGGACGCGGAGGTGCCGGTCGCCGCCTCCGTCGAACTGCTGGAGCGCTCACTGGCGTGGGTGGCCGCGGCGCCGGTCGTGCGCTCGGGGCTGATCGACCACTGGGAGGCCGACGGCTGGCGCTTCCTCCAGTACGCCGGGGTCCATGACCCGGACGGCGCGGCATGCCCGGTCACCGTGCTGTTCGCGGTGGACCCGGGCGCGACCAGGGACACCACCGACCGGCCCGCGGTCCGGGTCACCCTGATCGACGACCTGACCGACCTGCCGGTGGACGTGGACCTGCTCGACGGCTTCCCGGGGCGCACCTCCCTGCCCCTGGTCTGA
- a CDS encoding L,D-transpeptidase — MNVRPISGAPAGDRRRGRQGLALMTGALVLSLAACGGGGGSGSGSGDGKAKSSDTRQSKQSTAAVSISPKSGAAHVDTSGALKVGVTKGKLTEVTVKDDKGTAVDGAIAADGAGWTPSTHLAAATKYTVHAVAKDSAGREAAEDSTFTTLTPKNTFVGNFTPEDGSTVGVGMPFSLRFTRGITHPEAVEKAVSIKTEPAVDVEGHWFGNDRLDFRPEKYWKSGTKVTIDLNLDGVEGRSGVYGKQHKTVKFTIGRDRVSYVDAKKHTMKVTQDGKVIKTIPVTTGKPGYDTWNGQMVMSQKLVVTRMNGETVGYGGEYDIKDVPHAIRLTDSGTFVHGNYWGGGAFGNFNASHGCIGLRDVRGGYDKGVPAAWFFNHSIVGDVVVVRHAHDRTVDPANGLNGWNMSWDEWKK; from the coding sequence TTGAACGTGCGGCCGATATCGGGGGCTCCGGCGGGGGACCGGCGGAGAGGTCGTCAGGGACTGGCGCTCATGACGGGAGCCCTGGTGCTGTCCCTCGCCGCGTGCGGCGGGGGCGGCGGTTCCGGCTCCGGGTCGGGTGACGGCAAGGCCAAGTCCTCGGACACCCGGCAGAGCAAGCAGTCCACGGCCGCCGTCAGCATCTCGCCCAAGTCCGGTGCCGCGCACGTCGACACCAGCGGCGCCCTCAAGGTCGGAGTCACCAAGGGCAAGCTGACCGAGGTCACCGTCAAGGACGACAAGGGCACCGCGGTCGACGGCGCCATCGCCGCCGACGGTGCCGGCTGGACGCCGTCGACGCACCTGGCCGCCGCCACCAAGTACACGGTGCACGCGGTCGCGAAGGACTCCGCGGGCCGCGAGGCCGCCGAGGACTCGACGTTCACCACGCTCACGCCGAAGAACACCTTCGTCGGCAACTTCACGCCCGAGGACGGCTCCACCGTCGGCGTCGGCATGCCGTTCTCCCTCCGCTTCACCCGGGGCATCACCCACCCCGAGGCCGTCGAGAAGGCCGTCAGCATCAAGACCGAGCCGGCCGTCGACGTCGAGGGCCACTGGTTCGGCAACGACCGCCTCGACTTCCGCCCGGAGAAGTACTGGAAGTCGGGTACGAAGGTCACGATCGACCTCAACCTCGACGGCGTCGAGGGCCGCTCCGGCGTCTACGGCAAGCAGCACAAGACGGTGAAGTTCACCATCGGCCGCGACCGGGTGTCCTACGTGGACGCCAAGAAGCACACGATGAAGGTCACCCAGGACGGGAAGGTCATCAAGACCATCCCGGTCACCACCGGCAAGCCCGGCTACGACACCTGGAACGGCCAGATGGTCATGAGCCAGAAGCTCGTCGTGACCCGCATGAACGGCGAGACGGTCGGCTACGGCGGCGAGTACGACATCAAGGACGTCCCGCACGCCATCCGTCTGACCGACTCCGGCACCTTCGTCCACGGCAACTACTGGGGCGGCGGCGCCTTCGGCAACTTCAACGCCAGCCACGGCTGCATCGGTCTGCGCGACGTGCGCGGCGGCTACGACAAGGGCGTCCCGGCGGCGTGGTTCTTCAACCACTCCATCGTCGGCGACGTGGTGGTCGTACGGCACGCCCACGACCGCACGGTCGACCCGGCGAACGGCCTCAACGGCTGGAACATGTCCTGGGACGAGTGGAAGAAGTAG
- a CDS encoding ABC transporter ATP-binding protein: MPSVIEVTDLRKSYGGRTVVDGVSLAVEEGEIFGILGPNGAGKTTTVECVEGLRVPDAGRVRVAGLDPVADHAEVSRLLGAQLQQSELQPRLTVREALDLYASFYPRPADRHALAERLGLGPKLDTRFAKLSGGQQQRLFIALALIGGPRIVVLDELTTGLDPRARRDTWQLIEDVRASGVTVLLVTHFMEEAQRLCDRVAVIDKGRVAALDTPAGLVRRSAGATVVSFTPSAPLAETDLNALPALASVEHRDGRITLTGTDETVNAVLSLLARHHVTAHQLRVTDATLDDAFLDLTKEEAA; this comes from the coding sequence ATGCCATCCGTCATCGAAGTCACCGATCTGCGCAAGTCGTACGGCGGACGCACCGTCGTGGACGGCGTCTCCCTCGCCGTCGAGGAGGGCGAGATCTTCGGCATCCTCGGCCCCAACGGAGCCGGCAAGACCACCACCGTGGAGTGCGTGGAGGGACTTCGCGTCCCCGACGCCGGCCGCGTCCGTGTCGCCGGCCTCGACCCCGTCGCCGACCACGCCGAGGTGTCCCGGCTCCTCGGCGCCCAGCTCCAGCAGAGCGAACTCCAGCCCAGACTCACCGTGCGGGAGGCGCTGGATCTGTACGCCTCCTTCTACCCCCGCCCCGCCGACCGGCACGCCCTCGCCGAACGGCTGGGGCTCGGCCCGAAGCTGGACACCCGGTTCGCCAAGCTCTCCGGCGGCCAGCAGCAACGTCTGTTCATCGCCCTCGCGCTGATCGGCGGCCCGCGCATCGTCGTCCTGGACGAGCTGACCACCGGCCTGGACCCGCGCGCCCGCCGCGACACCTGGCAGCTCATCGAGGACGTCCGCGCGAGCGGGGTCACGGTCCTCCTGGTCACCCACTTCATGGAGGAGGCACAGCGCCTCTGCGACCGCGTCGCGGTCATCGACAAGGGCCGGGTGGCAGCCCTGGACACCCCCGCCGGTCTCGTCCGGCGTTCGGCGGGTGCCACCGTCGTCTCCTTCACCCCGTCCGCACCGCTCGCCGAAACCGACCTGAACGCGCTGCCCGCGCTCGCCTCCGTCGAGCACCGGGACGGCCGGATCACCCTCACCGGCACCGACGAGACCGTCAACGCCGTCCTCTCCCTGCTCGCCCGCCACCACGTCACCGCGCACCAACTGCGCGTCACCGACGCCACGCTGGACGACGCCTTCCTCGACCTCACCAAGGAGGAAGCGGCATGA